The Aquipuribacter sp. SD81 DNA segment CAGGAGGCCGAGCAGGCCCGCATCCGCGCCGAGGAGCAGATCGCGATCTCCAACCGCGCGCTCAACCTCAAGCAGGCGGAGATCAAGGCGGAGATCGACGCCGCCGGCGCCCAGGCCGCCGCGGCCGGGCCGCTCGCCCAGGCCGACCGCGACCAGGCGATCCTGCTCGAGCAGGAGAAGGTCGCCGTCCGGCAGGCCGCCCTCACCGAGCGCCAGCTCGACACGCAGGTCCGCAAGCCCGCCGACGCCGAGCGCTACCGCGTCGAGCAGGAGGCCGAGGGCCGCCGCAACGCCGACATCGCGACCGCCGAGGCGCGCAAGGCCGCCGCGATCGCCGCCGCGCAGGCCAAGGCGGAGGAGACCCGGCTGTCCGGCGTCGCGGAGCAGGGCCGCCGCGAGGCGCTCGCGCAGGCCGACGCCGTCGAGGGCGCCAAGCGCGGTGAGGCCGAGAAGGCCCGCCGCGTCGCCATCGCCGACGCCGTGCGCATCGAGGGCGAGTCCGACGCCGCCGCCGTGCTCGCGCGCGGGTCGGCCGAGGCCGAGGCGATGGAGCGCCGCGCCGCCGCCTTCAGCCACTACAACGACGCGGCCGTGCTCGAGCTGCTCGTGCAGGTGCTGCCGCGGGTCGCGCGCGAGCTCGCGCAGCCGATCTCCGCGATCGACAAGCTGACCGTCATCTCCACCGACGGCGCGGGCGCCATCCCCCGCCAGGTGACCGACAACCTCGTGCAGACCATGGAGCTGCTCAAGGGCACGACCGGCATCGACCTGCAAGACATGATGAGCCGCGCCGCGAAGGGCCGGGACGGTTCCTCCGCCGTCACCCCAGCGCCGGCACAGGCTCCGGCGAGCGCGGGGGAGTAGCGCCGGCTCGGCCCGCGTGCGCTCGCGTCGCGGCGGGTGGCCGGGGCGCGGTACGTGGTGATCCTCGCCGCGTTCGTGCTACACGACGGCTACAGTCGTCGCATGTCCGAGGTGGCGGCGCGCGAGCTGAGGAACAACACCGCCGACCTGCTGCGCCGGGTGCAGGAGGGGCAGCGCGTGACGATCACCTCGCGCGGTCGCGCGGTCGCTGAGCTCGTCCCGGTCCGCGCGGCTGCACGACGACCGCTGCCTCGCGCCGAGCTGGTCCGCAGGCTCGCCCGGTCGCAGGCGGACCCGGACCTGCGCCGGGACCTCGCCGAGCTCGCCGGCGACACGACCGACGACCTCGGCGACGTCGTCTGATGGTCGCACCGGAGGGCCTCCTCGACACCAGCGTCCTCATCGCCTCGGAGACCGGGCGTTCCCTCGCGGTCGACCGGCTCCCGCTGGTCCTCTGGCTGAACCCCGTGACGCTCGCCGAGCTGCAGGCCGGCGTCCTGGCTGCGCGGGACGTCGACACCCGGGCCCGCCGGCTCGCCACCCTCGACTCGGTGGCCGACGTCGAGGTGCTGCCGATCGACGCGGCCGTCGCGGCCGAGTGGGCGCGGCTCCGGGTGCACCTGGCCGAGCGGGGCCGGCGTGTCAACGTCAACGACCTGTGGATCGCGGCGACCGCCGTGGCGAACAGCATGCCCGTCGTCACGCAGGACGGCGACTTCGACCCCCTCGAGGGGGTCCGCGGCCTCGAGGTCGTCACGGTCTGACGGCTCGCGCGACACCGCCCCGCACCCGGTCCGCCGCCACTACGCTCCGTGACGTGAGCCGGCCTCCCCTGCGCGTGCTCGTGGTCGGCGGCGGCGTCGCCGGGCTGCTGCACGCCCAGCTGGTCCTCGACCGGTCCGAGACGGACGGGCGCGAGGTCGACCTCGTGTGGGCGGTGCTCCGCGACGGCTCTGCCACCGCGTCGCGCTCCGGCGGGCTCGCGCTGCGCTACGCCTCGCCCGACCCGCGGGCGGTGGGGTGGTCGGCGGCCTCGCCCGCGGTGGGTCTGCGCCTCGCCGACCGGCACCCGGTCGTGGCCGCGCACCTCGGCACCACCCGGGCGCTGCTCGTGTCCGACCGTGCGCCCCTCGCCGGGTACGCCGGCGACGTGGTCCGGCCTGCCGACAGCGGACTGGCCCACGCCCACGGCCTGCTCGCCGAGCCGGGGCCGCTGTGGCACACGTGCGGGCTGCTGCCGCGGTGGGCGGAGCAGCTCGCGGCCGACCCTCGGGTGCGCCGCGTGACGCTGGCCGAGCCGCTCGCCTCGACCGCCGACCTCGTCGACCTCCACACCGACTCGGACGCCGACGTCACCCTCGCCTGCCTCGGCCTCGGCGCGCACACGCTCGGCGACCGCTCCCTCGCCGCGCGGCTCGGGGTGCTGCTCACCGGCCCGCTGCCCCCGGGGCTGCACGCCGAGCACGCCGTCATCGACGACGACGACGAGGAGCACCCGAGCTACACCGTCCCGCACGCGACCGCGGGCAAGGCGCACCTGCACGTCGGCGGCACGTACCTGCCGGTCGACGACCCCGCGGCGTGGGACGAGCCGTCGCTGCTCGCCGCGCGCGCCCGCGCCACCGCGCCGCGGGTCCTCGCCGCGGCGAAGGAGCGTTTCCCTGCCCTCGCCGAGTGGCGACCCGACGGCGCCGGGGCGTGGTGGGGGCTGCGCCCGGTGCGCCCGGAGGTGGCGCTGGGCCGGCTCGAGGAGCGCGCCGGCGGGCACGGCGGCACGGTCGTGGTGGCCCACGGCTGGGGCGGGTCCGGCTGGACGATCGGTCCCGCCGCCGCCGACGAGGTTGCGGCGGCAGTGGTCGAGGACCGCCTCGACGAGCTGCCCGTGTGGGAGCGCTGAAGCCACGACCTACCCTGCTCGGGTGCGCAACGCCCTCGACCCGCGGCCCCGTCCCACCACGGCCGCGCTGGCCGCCGCCTCCCTCGTGCTCGGCTTCGCGGTCGCGGAGGCGACCGGTGTGCGTGCGGCCGGAGGGGTCGTGCTGCTCGTGGGCGGCGGCCTCGCCGCGGTCCGCTGGTGGCGGCGCAGCGGTCCGGTCACGGCCGTCGGGCTGACGGCGGTGTACCTCGGCGCCTTCGCCGGCTCCCACGTCCTGGCGCGTGGCGTCGGTGCGTGGCCGGCGGTCGCGACCGCCGCGGCTGTGGCCGGCGGCGCGGCCTACGTCGCCTCCGACCGGCGTCCCCCGCGGCCCGGGGCCGTGGCGGCGGTCCGGACGGACCGGGTCGGGACCCGCTGAGCCGCCGGGGCCGGTCCGGGGCGACCGCCGGCGGGTCGGGGGTCACCGCCGTCCCGGTCGACGGCGGCCTCGCGTCGCTGGTCGACGAGCCGCGCGGCGGCACCGGCTGGACCCTCCTCGTCGACGGCGTGCCGCAGTCCCACGTCGACCTCGCGGACCCCACCGTGCTCGTCTTCGAGTACGTCCGGTGGGTCGGCGCGCTCGTCGACGCCCTGCGCCCGGCCGGCGAGCCGCTGCACACCGTCCACGCCGGCGGCGGCGCGGCGACGCTCGCCCGCTACGTCGCCGCGGTCCGGCCGGGGTCGCGACAGGTCGTGCTCGACCCCGACGGCCCCCTGCTCGCGCTCGTGCGGGAGCACCTCGGGCTGCGTTCCACCTCGCACCTGAAGGTGCGGGCGGAGGACGGCCGTGACGGGCTCGCCGGCCTGCGGGCCGGCGGGTACTCCCTGCTCGTCCGGGACGCCTTCGCCGACGCCGAGGTGCCGCACCGGCTGCGCACCCGGCAGTGGGTCGAGGCGGCCGCCCGGGTGCTCGCCGCCGACGGCGTGATCGTGCACAACCTCTCCGACGCCCACGACCTCGCGCGCAGCCGCGCCGAGGTCGCGACGCTGCGGACGGCGCTCCCGCACGTCGTGGCCGTCGTGGAGCCGGCCGTCCTGCGCGGCCGGCGCACCGGCAACGTCCTCCTCGTCGCCTCCGGTCGGCCGCTGCAGGACGTGGTCACCGGGCCGTGGGCGCGAGCCCTGCACGGGGACGCGGCCGCCCCCGTCCGGCTGCTCGACGAGGACGCCGTCCGGGACCGGCTCGGGGGCGGGGACGTGCTCGACGACGACCGTCCGGGCCCGCCGCCCGCCCCGAGGCCCTCGTGGCGCTGACCCGTCCGGTCCTACGATCCGGCGCGTGAGGAGCGCGGCGCTCGTGTGCGCGGCCGGCCTGCTGCTGGCCGGCTGCACCGCGGCCGCGGACGGTGCCGCTCCGCCGTCCGACTCACCCTCCGCCCCGTCACCCGACCCGTCGCCTGTCGCCGTCGGCGCGACGGAGCTCGGGGCGGCGCTCGTGCAGTACCGCCGCGACGCCCAGCGCGACGTGCTGCAGGTGAAGGTGACCAACCCGGGCGAGGAGCCCGTGACGGTCCGCCGCGTGCAGCTGGACTCCGCGACCTTCACCGCGCCCGTGGTCGCGGACAAGGACTCGGTCGTGGGGCCGGGTCTCACCGTCGACCTCACGGTCGACCTGCCCGGGGCCGCCTGCGACGGGCGCGACGAGGCGCCGGTCGCCGTCGAGCTCACGGTGCTCGACGCGGCGGGCGAGGAGCACGTGGTGCGGCTGGACACCGCCCGGGGCGGGGCGGGCGGCACCACCGGCTCGCTCGCCGACGGCTCGGGTGCCGACGTGCTCGCCGAGGTGCAGGCGAGGCGGTGCGCCGCCATCACCGTCGCCGAGCACGTGCGCCTGTCGACCGACCCGGAGTGGGTGGACGGCGGGCCGCTGCCCGACGGCACCCCGACGCTGCTCGGCGCGCTCGTCGCGGAACCGGTCCCGGGCGGCGGGCCGGTCGCCCTGGTCGTCCAGGGCGCGACCACGCTGTTCACCTTCGTGACCGCCGCGGACGCCTCGCTCGCCGCCGGGGCCGAGGAGACCGTCCGCCTGCCGCTGCGCGTGCGGGTGACGCGCTGCGACCCGCACGCGGTCGCCGAGGACAAGAAGGGCTACCTCGTGCCGGTGCGCGCGAGCCTCGACGGCGCCGAGCCGCTGCTGGTGGAGGTCGCGGTCCCGGTGCCGGAGCGGGCGGCGCTGCAGGGGCTCATCGACGCGTCCTGCGCCTGAGGGCCCCGGCCGCCCCGGACCCCGGGCGGCCCGTCGGCCCGCGCGTCGGCCCGCACGGCACGGGGCCCGCCCGGCTGCTGCCGGACGGGCCCTGTGCTGGTGCTGGTGCTGGTGCTGCGGTGCTGGTGCTCAGCCGAGGGGCGTGCCGGCCCGGCTGCCGGGGTTGCAGACGTTCGCGACGTTGACGACCTCGCCGCGGCCGACCACGACCTCCTTGACGGCCTTGACCTCACCCTTCTGGTCGGTGCAGGTGAGCGTCCACGCCTCCGGGTCGTTGACGACGCGAGGCGTCGGGCCACGGAACGTGACCGTGCCCGACCAGTCGTCGTCCGCCCCGCCGTCGTAGTTGAAGACGACGAGCGTGTACTCACCGGG contains these protein-coding regions:
- a CDS encoding FAD-dependent oxidoreductase — its product is MSRPPLRVLVVGGGVAGLLHAQLVLDRSETDGREVDLVWAVLRDGSATASRSGGLALRYASPDPRAVGWSAASPAVGLRLADRHPVVAAHLGTTRALLVSDRAPLAGYAGDVVRPADSGLAHAHGLLAEPGPLWHTCGLLPRWAEQLAADPRVRRVTLAEPLASTADLVDLHTDSDADVTLACLGLGAHTLGDRSLAARLGVLLTGPLPPGLHAEHAVIDDDDEEHPSYTVPHATAGKAHLHVGGTYLPVDDPAAWDEPSLLAARARATAPRVLAAAKERFPALAEWRPDGAGAWWGLRPVRPEVALGRLEERAGGHGGTVVVAHGWGGSGWTIGPAAADEVAAAVVEDRLDELPVWER
- a CDS encoding flotillin family protein, which translates into the protein MPGADLDLGTLVPVTGLVVLVVLVVVVVVRRYKVAGPDQAFIVTGRRGSGAKVPGQADTSGQKVVLGGGVFVLPLVQKLHVLDMSSRRIPVQIRSAVSGQGIKLNVEGVAIVKVGGNEDSIRAAAQRFLSQQEDITPYTQEVLAGALRSIVGALSVEQIIRDRAAFAQRVADESENSLTGQGLVLDTFQIQDISDDGTYLADLGRPEAARVGQTAAVAEANARQEAEQARIRAEEQIAISNRALNLKQAEIKAEIDAAGAQAAAAGPLAQADRDQAILLEQEKVAVRQAALTERQLDTQVRKPADAERYRVEQEAEGRRNADIATAEARKAAAIAAAQAKAEETRLSGVAEQGRREALAQADAVEGAKRGEAEKARRVAIADAVRIEGESDAAAVLARGSAEAEAMERRAAAFSHYNDAAVLELLVQVLPRVARELAQPISAIDKLTVISTDGAGAIPRQVTDNLVQTMELLKGTTGIDLQDMMSRAAKGRDGSSAVTPAPAQAPASAGE
- a CDS encoding type II toxin-antitoxin system Phd/YefM family antitoxin, with the protein product MSEVAARELRNNTADLLRRVQEGQRVTITSRGRAVAELVPVRAAARRPLPRAELVRRLARSQADPDLRRDLAELAGDTTDDLGDVV
- a CDS encoding type II toxin-antitoxin system VapC family toxin codes for the protein MVAPEGLLDTSVLIASETGRSLAVDRLPLVLWLNPVTLAELQAGVLAARDVDTRARRLATLDSVADVEVLPIDAAVAAEWARLRVHLAERGRRVNVNDLWIAATAVANSMPVVTQDGDFDPLEGVRGLEVVTV
- a CDS encoding spermidine synthase; this encodes MVDEPRGGTGWTLLVDGVPQSHVDLADPTVLVFEYVRWVGALVDALRPAGEPLHTVHAGGGAATLARYVAAVRPGSRQVVLDPDGPLLALVREHLGLRSTSHLKVRAEDGRDGLAGLRAGGYSLLVRDAFADAEVPHRLRTRQWVEAAARVLAADGVIVHNLSDAHDLARSRAEVATLRTALPHVVAVVEPAVLRGRRTGNVLLVASGRPLQDVVTGPWARALHGDAAAPVRLLDEDAVRDRLGGGDVLDDDRPGPPPAPRPSWR